In the Pseudothauera hydrothermalis genome, one interval contains:
- a CDS encoding uracil-DNA glycosylase codes for MAYRRDALLRELGLAPIWRLRAAGNDTTDHIDRTDRPAELAAPAAAASEHNRITVPPAAGAGQRVQAAPGESISVACAAAVEGRGPAPTSSSHTDPGRIARIDALDWDALETEIRACRACRLCEKRHQAVPGVGDRKARWLFVGEGPGAEEDKRGQPFVGAAGHLLDNMLASIGLRRGEDVYIANAVKCRPPLNRTPEADEIAACRPFLVRQIELLQPRLIIALGRPAAQSLLETEVRIGAARGKRFAYRGIPVVVTYHPAYLLRNQWEKAKAWEDLCFARREMAALGSKT; via the coding sequence ATGGCCTACCGTCGGGATGCGCTGTTACGTGAGCTGGGGCTTGCCCCGATCTGGCGCCTGCGCGCAGCGGGCAACGACACAACAGACCACATCGACAGAACCGATCGGCCAGCCGAGCTTGCGGCACCAGCTGCTGCGGCCTCTGAGCACAACAGGATAACGGTGCCGCCCGCAGCGGGCGCTGGGCAGAGGGTGCAGGCCGCACCGGGCGAATCGATATCCGTGGCATGCGCCGCAGCCGTTGAGGGTAGGGGGCCTGCGCCGACCTCATCTTCCCACACCGATCCCGGGCGTATCGCGCGTATCGATGCGCTGGATTGGGACGCCTTAGAAACAGAAATCCGCGCCTGTCGTGCCTGCCGGTTGTGCGAAAAGCGTCACCAAGCCGTGCCCGGCGTCGGTGACCGCAAGGCGCGCTGGTTGTTCGTCGGCGAGGGGCCGGGGGCGGAAGAGGATAAACGCGGCCAACCCTTTGTCGGCGCAGCCGGTCATTTGCTCGACAATATGCTGGCCTCGATCGGACTGCGGCGCGGGGAAGATGTGTACATCGCCAATGCGGTCAAGTGCCGCCCGCCGCTCAACCGCACGCCGGAAGCTGACGAAATTGCCGCCTGCCGGCCTTTCCTGGTCCGTCAAATCGAGCTGCTGCAACCTCGACTCATCATCGCATTGGGGCGGCCGGCAGCGCAATCCTTGCTGGAAACCGAGGTGCGCATTGGTGCGGCACGGGGCAAGCGCTTTGCCTATCGCGGCATTCCGGTGGTGGTCACCTACCATCCGGCCTATCTGCTGCGCAACCAATGGGAGAAAGCCAAGGCCTGGGAAGATCTGTGCTTTGCCCGCCGAGAAATGGCGGCTTTGGGCAGCAAGACCTGA
- the rimI gene encoding ribosomal protein S18-alanine N-acetyltransferase has product MSEQDLDWVLAMEAELHPYPWTRGNFSDSLDAGYSAWIARVDDKPCAYAVMLLVLDEAHLLNISVARAAQGRGLGAALLAFLCERAKESGAVQFFLEVRPSNLVARALYERAGFQPIGRRKAYYPAPEGREDAIVMRLAL; this is encoded by the coding sequence ATGTCCGAGCAAGATCTGGACTGGGTACTGGCCATGGAGGCCGAATTGCATCCTTATCCCTGGACGCGGGGCAATTTCAGCGATTCGCTGGATGCAGGCTATAGTGCATGGATTGCGCGTGTGGACGACAAGCCTTGTGCCTATGCGGTCATGCTTTTGGTACTGGACGAGGCGCATTTACTCAATATCAGTGTGGCTCGCGCCGCGCAGGGCCGCGGCCTGGGTGCGGCCTTACTGGCTTTTTTGTGCGAACGGGCCAAGGAAAGCGGTGCCGTGCAGTTTTTTCTAGAGGTGCGCCCCTCCAACCTTGTCGCGCGCGCACTCTATGAACGCGCTGGCTTTCAGCCAATTGGCCGGCGCAAAGCCTATTACCCGGCGCCTGAGGGACGGGAGGATGCGATTGTGATGAGATTGGCGCTGTGA
- the lplT gene encoding lysophospholipid transporter LplT, whose protein sequence is MPLGFYIIMAAQFFSALADNALLIIAIALLRDMAAPAEYEPLLKLAFTISYVALAAFVGAFADSMPKWRVMLISNTIKIGGCLMLILGAHPLFAYAVIGLGAAAYSPAKYGILTEYLPHRLLVVANGWIEGLTVGAIILGTVIGGALIRSDVSSWIAGFGLPGVDSALQAVVALVGLFYLLAALFNLYIPDTGVDHKPLKNNPLYLLHDFNHCLKLLWRDKLGQISLAVTTLFWGAGATLQFIVIKWAEHNLDFDLSQASMLQGVVAIGIAAGSVMAARMITLRRSVQVIPLGIAMGLVVILMTGVTHAALAMVLMVAIGALAGFFVVPMNALLQHRGHILMGAGHSIAVQNFNENLSILIMTGLYALLIKTGVSINVVIVLFGLFVAGTMWLVRRQHHKNQREFDAVALLEDRAH, encoded by the coding sequence ATGCCGCTCGGCTTTTACATCATCATGGCAGCGCAGTTTTTTTCTGCGCTGGCCGACAACGCCTTGCTGATCATCGCTATCGCCCTGTTACGGGACATGGCGGCACCCGCCGAGTATGAACCGCTGCTAAAGCTCGCCTTCACCATCTCGTATGTGGCGCTGGCCGCTTTCGTCGGCGCTTTTGCCGACTCCATGCCCAAGTGGCGGGTCATGCTGATCAGCAACACCATCAAGATCGGCGGCTGTTTGATGCTCATACTGGGCGCACACCCGCTGTTTGCCTACGCGGTCATCGGCCTGGGCGCGGCAGCCTATTCGCCCGCCAAGTACGGCATTCTGACCGAGTATCTCCCGCACCGTCTGTTGGTGGTGGCCAATGGTTGGATCGAGGGGCTTACCGTGGGCGCTATCATTTTGGGAACGGTGATCGGCGGTGCGCTGATCCGTTCCGACGTTTCGAGTTGGATAGCCGGTTTTGGCCTGCCCGGCGTCGACAGTGCGCTGCAGGCGGTGGTGGCGCTGGTAGGGCTGTTTTATCTGCTTGCCGCGTTATTCAATCTTTACATCCCGGACACCGGGGTGGATCACAAGCCGCTCAAAAACAACCCGCTGTACCTGCTGCATGACTTCAACCACTGCTTGAAGCTGCTATGGCGCGATAAACTCGGACAGATTTCCTTGGCAGTCACCACGCTGTTTTGGGGCGCCGGCGCCACGTTGCAGTTCATCGTCATCAAGTGGGCGGAGCACAATCTCGATTTCGATTTGTCGCAAGCCTCGATGCTGCAGGGTGTGGTTGCCATCGGCATTGCCGCCGGATCGGTGATGGCCGCGCGCATGATTACTTTGCGCCGTTCGGTGCAGGTGATTCCGCTGGGCATTGCCATGGGGCTGGTGGTCATCCTGATGACCGGCGTCACGCATGCGGCACTGGCGATGGTGCTGATGGTGGCAATCGGCGCATTGGCCGGTTTTTTCGTTGTGCCGATGAATGCGTTGTTGCAGCACCGCGGCCATATCCTGATGGGCGCCGGACATTCGATTGCGGTGCAAAACTTCAACGAAAACCTGTCTATTTTGATCATGACCGGTCTGTACGCCCTGTTGATCAAAACCGGGGTGTCGATCAATGTGGTGATCGTGCTGTTTGGCCTGTTCGTGGCCGGCACCATGTGGCTGGTGCGTCGCCAACACCACAAGAATCAACGCGAATTCGACGCGGTTGCGCTGCTGGAAGACCGCGCACACTGA
- the ompR gene encoding two-component system response regulator OmpR, translating to MNTKVRYRILLVDDDARLRDLLSRYLQEQGFTVKAVIDAAAMDRALYREHFDLLVLDLMLPGEDGLSICRRLRAADNQIPIIMLTAKGDDVDRIVGLEMGADDYLPKPFNPRELVARIHAVMRRRPPSLPGAPTPEDEVVRFGRVRVNLGTRTLVRDDEEIALTTGEFSLLKVLLQHPRQPLSRDKLMELARGREYGVFDRAIDVQVSRLRKLVEDDPAKPRYIQTVWGFGYVFVPDEPKPADGQ from the coding sequence ATGAATACAAAAGTCCGCTATCGCATTCTGTTGGTCGACGACGACGCCCGTCTGCGCGACCTACTCTCCCGCTATCTGCAAGAGCAAGGTTTTACGGTCAAGGCGGTAATCGACGCAGCGGCCATGGACCGCGCGCTGTATCGCGAACATTTTGACCTGCTGGTGCTCGACCTGATGCTGCCCGGCGAAGACGGCTTATCGATCTGCCGCCGCCTGCGGGCTGCCGACAATCAGATACCCATCATCATGCTGACCGCCAAAGGCGATGATGTTGATCGCATCGTGGGTCTGGAGATGGGTGCCGACGACTACCTGCCCAAGCCCTTCAACCCGAGAGAATTGGTGGCACGTATCCATGCGGTCATGCGTCGCCGGCCGCCTTCGTTGCCTGGCGCGCCGACGCCCGAGGACGAAGTGGTGCGTTTCGGTCGGGTCCGAGTCAATCTTGGCACCCGCACCTTGGTACGTGACGACGAGGAGATCGCGCTCACCACCGGTGAATTTTCGCTGCTCAAGGTGCTGCTGCAGCACCCCCGCCAACCGCTGTCGCGCGACAAATTGATGGAGCTGGCGCGCGGACGCGAGTACGGTGTGTTCGACCGTGCGATCGATGTTCAGGTCTCGCGTCTGCGCAAACTGGTCGAAGACGATCCGGCCAAACCCCGTTACATTCAGACGGTGTGGGGATTCGGCTATGTCTTCGTGCCCGACGAACCCAAACCGGCCGACGGCCAATAG
- a CDS encoding ATP-binding protein translates to MRLPLLLKARARGRRLLRWLPRTLLWQTFLSIALLLGLTLAIWSQIFRYFEEPSRARDLAQMVVSVVNLTRTALINAEPRLRTELLIDLAALEGIRIYPAEATDELRPVPDTRPMRLLTAEIRRQLGDHTRFAVRWKTLDGFWVSFRLHPEDHDEYWVMLPSERLQKHHALEWLVWGSAALVASLLGAFLIVSRISAPLRSLARAARMVGSGQNPPQQKESGPVELAVVSRAFNQMAGDLARAEADRALILAGVSHDLRTPLARLRLGVEMSGAPEEEIAAMVADIEEMDRIIGQFLDFGRGDPQEAAQPVDLVELIRDLAEPYRLRGVRIELDLPERFSLPVRALSLRRAITNLIDNAIRYAGSDLPITLSLSVMADELAIEIADRGPGIPATEVERLRRPFTRLENARSNTKGAGLGLAIVERIMRSHGGSLDLLARDGGGLRAILRLPLGRSR, encoded by the coding sequence GTGCGCCTGCCCTTGTTGTTGAAGGCGCGCGCACGGGGGCGGCGCTTGTTGCGCTGGCTGCCGCGCACCCTGCTGTGGCAAACGTTTTTGTCGATTGCCTTGCTGCTGGGGCTAACGCTGGCGATCTGGTCACAGATCTTCCGTTATTTCGAAGAGCCCTCGCGCGCCCGCGATCTTGCGCAGATGGTGGTCAGCGTGGTGAACCTCACCCGTACCGCGCTGATCAACGCCGAGCCGCGACTGCGCACCGAACTGCTGATCGATCTGGCTGCGCTGGAAGGCATCCGCATCTATCCGGCAGAGGCCACCGACGAGTTGCGCCCGGTGCCGGACACCCGGCCCATGCGGCTGCTCACCGCCGAAATCCGCAGGCAGTTGGGCGATCACACCCGTTTTGCGGTGCGCTGGAAAACACTGGATGGATTTTGGGTCAGTTTCCGTCTGCACCCGGAGGACCATGACGAATATTGGGTAATGCTGCCCAGTGAGCGCCTGCAAAAACACCATGCGCTCGAATGGCTGGTATGGGGTAGCGCTGCGCTGGTTGCCTCCTTGCTTGGTGCCTTTCTGATCGTTTCGCGCATCAGCGCGCCGTTACGCAGCCTCGCGCGCGCCGCACGCATGGTCGGCAGCGGCCAAAACCCGCCTCAGCAAAAGGAAAGCGGTCCGGTGGAGCTGGCCGTGGTCTCCCGCGCGTTCAACCAGATGGCGGGCGATCTGGCCCGCGCCGAGGCCGACCGCGCACTGATCTTGGCCGGTGTCTCGCACGATCTGCGCACGCCTTTGGCCCGCTTGCGACTGGGCGTCGAAATGTCCGGCGCGCCCGAGGAAGAAATCGCCGCCATGGTGGCCGACATCGAAGAAATGGATCGCATCATCGGTCAGTTCCTGGATTTTGGCCGGGGCGATCCGCAAGAAGCCGCGCAACCGGTCGATCTGGTGGAACTGATCCGCGATCTGGCCGAGCCCTACCGTCTGCGGGGCGTTCGGATTGAACTCGATCTACCCGAGCGCTTTTCACTACCTGTGCGCGCGCTGTCGCTGCGACGCGCCATCACCAACCTGATCGACAACGCTATCCGTTACGCTGGCAGCGATTTGCCCATTACGCTAAGCCTGAGCGTGATGGCCGATGAGCTTGCTATTGAGATCGCCGACCGCGGTCCCGGCATTCCCGCCACAGAGGTCGAGCGCCTGCGCCGCCCCTTCACCCGTCTGGAGAATGCGCGCAGCAATACCAAGGGCGCTGGCCTGGGGCTGGCCATCGTCGAGCGTATCATGCGCTCACATGGCGGTTCGTTGGACTTGCTCGCGCGCGACGGCGGCGGTTTGCGTGCGATTCTGCGGCTGCCCCTTGGCCGGTCGCGCTAG
- the tsaB gene encoding tRNA (adenosine(37)-N6)-threonylcarbamoyltransferase complex dimerization subunit type 1 TsaB, whose protein sequence is MKILAIETSCERGSIALLTDDTVLNKELVGQANHSNHLLPEIRALLAEAGTLVGELDAIAFGSGPGAFTGLRLACAAAQGLALGAGLGVVPICSLAALAMQGEGARVFVATDARMNELYYAAYERCPSGLRTYQAPRCAPPEAVSLPDGQWCALGSGFAAYPDLAERWPGRFFQVEPAVVPRAADVARLAVLELQRGAALAPELAAPLYIRDKVALTTAERLARGGRA, encoded by the coding sequence ATGAAAATTCTTGCCATCGAAACATCCTGTGAGCGCGGCAGTATCGCGTTATTGACCGACGACACCGTGCTGAATAAGGAGTTGGTTGGGCAGGCCAACCATTCCAATCATCTGCTGCCGGAAATTCGCGCGCTGCTGGCCGAGGCTGGAACGCTTGTCGGTGAACTGGACGCCATCGCCTTTGGCAGCGGACCGGGCGCTTTTACCGGCTTACGTCTGGCCTGTGCCGCGGCTCAAGGTTTGGCGCTTGGAGCCGGCCTTGGCGTAGTGCCGATCTGCAGCCTGGCCGCGCTTGCCATGCAGGGCGAGGGCGCGCGCGTTTTTGTGGCCACCGATGCGCGCATGAACGAACTTTACTATGCCGCTTATGAGCGTTGCCCAAGCGGACTGCGTACCTACCAGGCACCGCGCTGCGCCCCCCCGGAGGCTGTCTCGCTTCCCGATGGGCAATGGTGTGCGTTGGGTTCCGGCTTTGCTGCCTACCCCGATCTTGCCGAGCGCTGGCCTGGACGGTTTTTTCAGGTCGAACCTGCCGTCGTGCCCCGTGCCGCCGATGTAGCCCGTCTGGCCGTGCTCGAATTGCAACGTGGCGCAGCGCTCGCCCCGGAGCTGGCTGCGCCGTTGTATATCCGGGACAAGGTGGCGTTGACCACCGCCGAGCGTTTGGCGCGCGGAGGGCGGGCGTGA
- a CDS encoding LysR family transcriptional regulator gives MADRRLQVFHAVAKHGSFTRAAEHLFMTQPAVTFQIKQLEEHFDTRLLERGHGKVTLTPAGEIVFAYAERILSLSEELEARVSELTDELSGHLHIGTSTTIAAYWLPRLLEGFKRRYPRVTPRVVVGNSQLTEERVAARDLDVGLIEIVSDLPGIERRSAARDELLVICHPAHPLARAEKLAARDLVGHAFINRDPGNAIHILAEGFFRAGGVADDDITICAELGSLATVKHLAAEGLGFAIASSAAIQRDIREGRLVAVPLDPPLYTPLEVILPRDKFRSRLITTFADYATEQLARMANAPMNTL, from the coding sequence ATGGCGGATCGGAGACTCCAGGTATTCCACGCGGTGGCCAAGCATGGCTCTTTTACCCGCGCGGCCGAGCATCTATTCATGACCCAACCGGCGGTCACCTTTCAAATCAAACAACTCGAAGAGCACTTCGACACCCGGCTACTTGAGCGTGGCCATGGCAAGGTCACACTGACGCCCGCCGGAGAGATCGTTTTTGCCTACGCAGAACGTATCCTCAGCCTGTCGGAGGAATTGGAAGCGCGGGTGTCGGAGCTGACCGATGAGCTCTCCGGTCACCTTCATATCGGTACCAGCACAACGATCGCCGCGTACTGGCTACCGCGTTTGCTGGAAGGATTCAAACGCCGCTATCCGCGGGTGACGCCGCGGGTTGTCGTAGGCAATTCCCAGCTCACCGAAGAACGGGTTGCCGCCCGCGATCTGGACGTGGGGTTGATTGAAATCGTCTCCGACCTACCCGGCATAGAGCGCCGCAGTGCTGCGCGCGACGAATTGCTAGTGATCTGTCATCCTGCGCATCCGCTGGCGCGTGCCGAAAAGCTTGCTGCGCGCGATCTGGTCGGCCATGCCTTTATCAACCGTGATCCCGGCAACGCAATTCATATTCTGGCCGAAGGTTTTTTCCGCGCCGGCGGGGTGGCCGATGACGACATCACGATTTGCGCGGAGCTTGGCAGCCTGGCCACAGTCAAGCATCTGGCCGCAGAAGGGCTGGGCTTTGCCATTGCCTCCAGCGCCGCCATCCAGCGTGACATCCGCGAGGGTCGGTTGGTGGCGGTGCCACTCGATCCGCCGCTCTATACACCGTTGGAAGTCATCCTGCCGCGCGACAAATTCCGCTCCCGCTTGATTACCACCTTTGCCGACTACGCCACCGAGCAACTTGCCCGTATGGCCAACGCACCGATG